In Denticeps clupeoides chromosome 1, fDenClu1.1, whole genome shotgun sequence, a single window of DNA contains:
- the klc2 gene encoding kinesin light chain 2 — translation MSTMVYPREESLERLTQDEIVLNTKAVMQGLETLRGEHAQLLASLLDRGQPPAAQEKSGLLRKSLEAIELGLGEAQVIIALSGHLSAVESEKQKLRAQVRRLCQENQWLRDELAGTQQKLQRSEQSVAQLEEEKKHLEFMNQMKKLDDDASPGEEKSSESTKDSLDDLFPNDDDQGPAQPSGEAAAQQGGYEIPTRLRTLHNLVIQYASQGRYEVAVPLCKQALEDLEKTSGHDHPDVATMLNILALVYRDQNKYKEAAHLLNDALAIREKTLGKDHPAVAATLNNLAVLYGKRGKYKEAEPLCKRALEIREKVLGKYHPDVAKQLNNLALLCQNQGKYDEVEYYYRRALEIYESKLGVDDPNVAKTKNNLATCYLKQGKFKDAECLYKEILTRAHEKEFGSVNNENKPIWMHAEEREETKGKRKDCGPYGEYGGWYKACKVDSPTVNTTLKSLGALYRRQGKLEAAETLEECASKSRKQGIDVINQSKVVELLKDGERRQSRDGPSGPGNPRGECDGDEAEWNGDGSGSLRRSGSFGKIRDALRRSSEMLVKKLQFSGPQEPRSAGMKRASSLNFLNKSAEDTSQDANAGLSECRELSASNVDLTRRSSLIG, via the exons ATGTCCACCATGGTGTACCCACGGGAGGAGTCCCTGGAGCGCCTCACCCAGGACGAGATCGTCCTCAACACCAAGGCGGTGATGCAGGGCCTGGAGACGCTGCGCGGCGAGCACGCCCAGCTCCTCGCCTCGCTGCTGGACCGCGGTCAGCCGCCGGCGGCCCAGGAGAAGTCCGGCCTGCTGCGCAAGAGCCTGGAGGCCATCGAGCTGGGGCTGGGGGAGgcgcag GTGATCATCGCCCTGTCGGGCCACCTCAGCGCCGTGGAGTCGGAGAAGCAGAAGCTGCGGGCGCAGGTGCGCCGCCTCTGCCAGGAGAACCAGTGGCTGCGGGACGAGCTGGCGGGCACCCAGCAGAAGCTGCAGCGCAGCGAGCAGAGCGTTgcccagctggaggaggagaagaagcacCTGGAGTTCATGAACCAGATGAAGAAGCTGGACGACGACGCCTCGCCCGGCGAGGAGAAGAGCAGCGAGAGCACCAAAGACAGCCTGGACGACCTGTTCCCCAACGACGACGACCAGGGACCAG CTCAGCCCAGTGGGGAGGCGGCGGCACAGCAGGGCGGCTACGAGATCCCGACCCGCCTGCGGACTCTCCACAACCTGGTGATCCAGTACGCCTCTCAGGGCCGCTACGAGGTGGCCGTTCCCCTCTGCAAGCAGGCACTGGAGGACCTGGAGAAGACCTCCGGACACGACCACCCCGACGTGGCTACCATGCTGAACATCCTGGCCCTGGTCTACCG CGACCAGAACAAGTACAAAGAGGCCGCGCACCTGCTGAACGACGCCCTGGCGATCCGGGAGAAGACGCTGGGGAAGGACCACCCCGCCGTGGCGGCCACCCTCAACAACCTGGCCGTGCTCTACGGCAAGAGGGGGAAGTACAAGGAGGCGGAGCCACTGTGCAAGAGGGCACTGGAGATCCGAGAGAAG GTCTTGGGGAAGTACCACCCCGACGTGGCCAAGCAGCTGAACAACCTGGCGCTGCTGTGCCAGAACCAGGGGAAGTACGATGAGGTGGAGTACTACTACCGGCGCGCGCTGGAGATCTACGAGAGCAAGCTGGGCGTGGACGACCCTAACGTGGCCAAGACCAAAAACAACCTG GCCACGTGCTACCTCAAGCAAGGCAAGTTCAAAGACGCCGAGTGTCTGTACAAGGAGATCCTGACCCGCGCCCACGAGAAGGAGTTTGGCTCGGTGAACA ATGAGAACAAGCCCATCTGGATGCATgcggaggagagggaggagacCAAG GGCAAGAGGAAGGATTGTGGCCCCTACGGGGAATATGGCGGCTGGTACAAGGCCTGTAAGGTCGACAG TCCCACCGTCAACACCACGCTGAAGAGCCTCGGGGCGCTGTACCGCCGCCAGGGGAAGCTGGAGGCCGCCGAGACGCTGGAGGAGTGCGCCAGCAAGAGCCGCAAGCAG GGCATCGACGTCATTAACCAGAGCAAGgtggtggagctgctgaaggaCGGCGAGCGCCGGCAGAGCCGGGACGGGCCCAGCGGCCCCGGCAACCCGAGGGGCGAGTGCGACGGCGACGAGGCCGAGTGGAACGGG GACGGGAGCGGGTCCCTGCGGCGCAGCGGCTCGTTCGGGAAGATCCGCGACGCGCTGAGGCGGAGCAGCGAGATGCTGGTGAAAAAGCTGCAGTTCAGCGGACCTCAGGAGCCGCGCAGCGCTGG GATGAAGAGGGCCAGTTCTCTCAACTTCCTGAACAAGAGCGCCGAGGACACGTCACAG gatgCGAACGCCGGGCTGTCGGAGTGCAGAGAGCTGAGCGCCAGCAACGTGGACCTGACCAGACGCAGCTCTCTGATTGGCTAA